One Thomasclavelia spiroformis DSM 1552 DNA window includes the following coding sequences:
- a CDS encoding potassium channel family protein — MEIIIVGGGQIGSYIAGLLLKNNHTVKVIENRVKAIENYKKSGLPEECLIIGDGTDIEVLEKANIRTCEALVCVTGLDEVNLTTAMLAKFEYGVLRVIARVNNPKNAWLFNTGMGVDVKINQADIIGHMIADEMNYRSIMTLMKLSKGDYSIVRIHVDYKSSYVGKTISNIVLPNNAILIAIYDDNDEMVIPHGDTVIEAGQNILAFGDENAIKELNKLFIG, encoded by the coding sequence ATGGAGATAATTATTGTTGGTGGAGGCCAAATTGGTTCATATATTGCAGGATTATTGTTAAAAAATAATCATACCGTAAAAGTTATTGAAAATCGTGTTAAAGCAATTGAAAATTATAAAAAATCCGGATTACCAGAAGAATGTCTGATAATTGGTGATGGAACTGACATTGAAGTATTAGAAAAAGCAAATATTAGAACTTGTGAGGCTTTGGTTTGTGTCACTGGATTAGATGAAGTCAATTTAACAACAGCCATGTTAGCAAAATTTGAATATGGTGTTTTAAGAGTTATTGCACGAGTTAATAACCCTAAAAATGCTTGGCTATTTAATACCGGAATGGGTGTTGATGTTAAAATCAACCAAGCTGATATTATTGGTCATATGATTGCTGATGAAATGAATTATCGATCAATTATGACTTTAATGAAGCTATCAAAAGGGGATTATTCAATTGTACGAATTCATGTAGATTATAAGTCAAGTTATGTTGGTAAAACTATTTCAAATATTGTTTTGCCTAATAATGCAATTTTAATTGCAATTTATGATGATAATGATGAAATGGTTATTCCACATGGAGATACAGTTATTGAAGCGGGTCAAAATATTTTAGCTTTTGGTGATGAAAATGCAATTAAAGAACTAAATAAATTATTTATTGGTTAG